The region CGCGTGTCACGGCACATCACCGACCGGTCCCGGGTGACGGTCGAAGGATCCATGGGAGAGTCGAGTGACCGGGTACGTGCGGGTTGATCCGGAGTCTCTGGTGACACTCGGCCAACGACTCCGCGAGCTGGGCGAGGACATCTCCACGTCCACCGAACGAAGTCTCGGCGGCGTGTCTTCGATCGGCGACGGCTACGGCAACCTCCCGGTGGCTTCCGAGGCCGCCCAGCACCACGATCTCAGCGTCGAGGAGTTCGGCAACGCCCTGCGGGATCTTCGGAGACGGTGTGCCGCACACGCCGAGGACGTCCTCACAGCTGCCGCCCGTTACGACGAGGCGGATGCCCGTGCCGCCGACGCCGTCGCGTCCCTCCGCCGCCGGCTCTGAACCAGGCGGTCGGGAAAGGGTCCCCCTGGCGGGAGGGTTCGCCCCCTGGCCCAGGGCGCGGGTGAACCACGCCCGCGTTCGTATCGGGCGCTTGTGCTGCTGTGGGCCAGGGCTTGGCCGGCACGGCGCACCCGTCCGTCAAGAGCCGCCGGACGTGTCCCCTGCTTTTCTGTCTCCTCTGAAAGCCTCACCATGGCATCTCTCTCACGTCGTAAGGCAGTGACACCGGTCAGCGGCAACTCCGAT is a window of Kitasatospora sp. NBC_00240 DNA encoding:
- a CDS encoding type VII secretion target, giving the protein MRVDPESLVTLGQRLRELGEDISTSTERSLGGVSSIGDGYGNLPVASEAAQHHDLSVEEFGNALRDLRRRCAAHAEDVLTAAARYDEADARAADAVASLRRRL